A stretch of DNA from Bacillota bacterium:
TGAAATGGCCCATGCGGCTCACCGTCCTGGTAGGACCCATCCTGTCCTTCCTGCTGTTTGCCCCGGCCCTGGGCCGGGCGGTGGGGAACATCCGCGTGGGGACGGTGGAGATGAACTACGCCGCCTTCGTCGTACCCGGCCTGCTGGTGGCCAACTCCATGACCCTGGGCCAGCAGGCCTGCTTCTCGGTGTGGCTGGACAAGATCACCGGTCAGCTTGAGGTGCTCTTCGCCCTGCCCCTGCGCAGGGCCACCCTGCTGGCCTCGGGTGCGGCCAAAGCGGTGTTCGACGTGATCCTCGTGAACTCCGCCCTCATGCTCATATCCGTCCCCGTGCTGGCCGGCCAGGTGAGCTGGTCCCTGCGCGCGGTCCTGCAGGTGTGGGGGGTGTCGGCACTCTCTGCCACGGCCTGGGCCCTGCTGGCCATCGGCGCCTCCGCCATCATCGAGCGCAGCGAGTCTTTCAACCTTTTCATAAACCTGCTCATCACCCCCCTCATGTTCACCTCCAGCGCCTACTACCCCCTGGCGGCCATCCCGGAGTGGGTGCGGCCCCTGGCCTACGTGAACCCCCTGACTTACGCCGTCAACCTGCTCCGCGGCCTGCTCAGCGGTGCCCGCGGCTGGCTGGG
This window harbors:
- a CDS encoding ABC transporter permease; its protein translation is MLREFGLVLYRDLQGLLKWPMRLTVLVGPILSFLLFAPALGRAVGNIRVGTVEMNYAAFVVPGLLVANSMTLGQQACFSVWLDKITGQLEVLFALPLRRATLLASGAAKAVFDVILVNSALMLISVPVLAGQVSWSLRAVLQVWGVSALSATAWALLAIGASAIIERSESFNLFINLLITPLMFTSSAYYPLAAIPEWVRPLAYVNPLTYAVNLLRGLLSGARGWLGVDLAVLLVFLVLSAAFAAILYPRSIK